A single window of Nocardia sp. NBC_01327 DNA harbors:
- a CDS encoding MFS transporter, producing MTVSKRIALAVLSAAALMTILDGSIVTVAMPAIQRDLGFTAAGLSWTVNAYLIAFGGLLLLAGRFGDLIGRKKMFLIGNTVFTGASLLAGAATSPGMLIAARFLQGVGSAIAASVVLGILVTIFTENRERAKVIGVFSFTGAAGASIGQVLGGVLTDALNWHWIFLINVPIGVLTVAVAIKALPADRGAGVAAGADALGALLVTAGLMLGIYTVVKVEQYSWLSVHTLGLGAVSLALLVAFVLRQKTARTPLLPLRIFHSRNVSGANLAQMLTLSAMFAFQIIVALYMQKVLGYSALQTGLAMLPAALAIGGVSLLVSARLITRFGERTVLIAGLVLLLGGMLWLIRLPVHASYVPDLLPMMVLIAGGGLALPALTGLGMSGAAADDAGLASGLFNTTQQVGMAIGVAVLSTLAASRTGNRVVAGASEAAALTAGYRLAFAVAAGLLATALVVTFTVLRRPTAAMDSAPDQLVAAA from the coding sequence ATGACTGTGTCCAAACGTATTGCCCTCGCGGTGCTCTCGGCCGCCGCGCTGATGACGATTCTCGACGGCAGTATCGTGACCGTGGCGATGCCCGCGATCCAGCGCGATCTCGGGTTCACGGCCGCCGGATTGAGCTGGACCGTCAATGCCTATCTGATCGCGTTCGGCGGCCTGCTTCTGCTGGCCGGGCGGTTCGGTGACCTGATCGGGCGCAAGAAGATGTTCCTGATCGGGAACACCGTCTTCACCGGCGCCTCGCTGCTGGCCGGCGCGGCGACAAGTCCCGGCATGCTGATCGCCGCCCGCTTCCTACAGGGTGTGGGCAGTGCCATCGCCGCCTCGGTGGTGCTCGGCATTCTGGTGACGATCTTCACCGAGAACCGCGAACGGGCAAAGGTCATAGGCGTTTTCAGCTTCACCGGAGCCGCGGGCGCCTCGATCGGGCAGGTGCTCGGCGGGGTGCTGACGGACGCGCTGAACTGGCACTGGATCTTCCTGATCAATGTGCCGATCGGCGTGCTGACCGTCGCGGTGGCGATCAAGGCGCTGCCCGCGGACCGCGGGGCAGGAGTGGCCGCGGGCGCCGATGCGCTCGGCGCGCTGCTGGTGACCGCCGGATTGATGCTCGGCATCTACACCGTGGTCAAGGTCGAGCAGTACAGCTGGTTGTCGGTGCACACGCTGGGTTTGGGCGCGGTGTCCCTGGCTCTGCTGGTCGCCTTCGTGCTGCGTCAGAAGACGGCGCGGACCCCACTGCTGCCGCTGCGGATCTTCCACTCGCGCAATGTTTCCGGAGCGAACCTGGCGCAGATGCTGACATTGTCGGCCATGTTCGCCTTCCAGATCATCGTCGCGCTGTACATGCAGAAGGTGCTCGGTTACAGCGCCCTGCAGACCGGTCTGGCCATGCTGCCCGCGGCCCTGGCGATCGGCGGAGTCTCGCTGCTGGTGTCCGCACGGCTCATCACCCGATTCGGTGAGCGCACCGTGCTGATCGCCGGATTGGTGCTGCTGCTGGGCGGAATGCTCTGGCTGATACGACTTCCCGTGCACGCCTCCTATGTCCCGGATCTGCTGCCGATGATGGTGCTGATCGCCGGCGGTGGTCTGGCGCTGCCCGCGCTGACGGGATTGGGCATGTCCGGCGCGGCCGCCGATGACGCCGGACTCGCCTCCGGACTGTTCAACACCACCCAGCAGGTCGGAATGGCGATCGGGGTCGCAGTGCTGTCCACCCTGGCCGCCTCGCGCACCGGAAACCGTGTGGTCGCAGGCGCTTCCGAGGCGGCAGCACTGACCGCCGGTTACCGGCTCGCCTTCGCGGTGGCCGCCGGACTGCTGGCCACCGCGCTGGTCGTCACATTCACCGTGCTGCGACGTCCCACTGCCGCAATGGATTCCGCTCCGGATCAGCTAGTCGCAGCTGCCTAG
- a CDS encoding TetR/AcrR family transcriptional regulator, whose amino-acid sequence MARRRGWGGSPPETDDEASRRIVAAAVELIGRTGSEISIADVAESLGVIRQTVYRYFPSADALMRASAIASVDGYLDRLAQQVKGMEDPVEAMTEAVVYTLTQVHRTPHLGILLSATYSSVHPEGITSEEAQAFGMTMIRRFDVDWEHYGYNDESLHELVEYLLRTMQSFFIAPGNPPRSDADLRRYLRRWMGSAIIAQAQAGRIVEAGRQ is encoded by the coding sequence GTGGCAAGAAGGCGCGGGTGGGGCGGCAGTCCGCCGGAGACCGATGACGAGGCATCGCGTCGAATCGTCGCTGCCGCAGTCGAATTGATCGGCCGCACCGGCTCGGAAATCAGCATTGCCGATGTCGCCGAATCCCTGGGCGTCATTCGCCAGACGGTGTACCGCTACTTCCCGAGCGCGGATGCGCTCATGCGCGCCTCGGCGATCGCCTCGGTCGACGGCTACCTGGATCGGCTGGCGCAGCAGGTGAAGGGCATGGAAGATCCGGTCGAAGCCATGACCGAAGCCGTGGTCTACACCCTGACGCAGGTGCACCGGACCCCGCACCTGGGCATTCTGCTCTCGGCCACCTACTCCAGCGTCCATCCCGAAGGCATCACCTCCGAGGAGGCGCAGGCCTTTGGCATGACCATGATCCGGCGCTTCGACGTCGACTGGGAGCACTACGGCTACAACGACGAATCACTGCACGAACTCGTCGAATACCTGCTGCGAACCATGCAGTCGTTCTTCATCGCCCCGGGCAATCCGCCGCGCAGCGATGCCGATCTCCGGCGCTATCTACGCCGCTGGATGGGCTCCGCCATCATCGCTCAGGCGCAGGCGGGACGTATTGTGGAGGCTGGGCGGCAGTAG
- a CDS encoding MarR family winged helix-turn-helix transcriptional regulator: MTALAPARTEPDLSYLLDHTSHVLRTRMAAALAEIGLTARMHCVLVHALEDERTQAQLAELGDMDKTTMVVTVDALEKAGLAERRPSSADRRARIIAVTPKGAELAGRSAKIVDGVHREALEALPVREREILLKALNRLADGHLSTAAEASTARRARQ; the protein is encoded by the coding sequence ATGACCGCATTGGCGCCCGCGCGTACCGAACCGGACCTGTCGTATCTGCTCGACCACACCAGTCATGTACTGCGCACCCGGATGGCGGCGGCGCTCGCGGAGATCGGGCTGACGGCGCGGATGCACTGCGTGCTGGTGCACGCGCTCGAGGACGAGCGCACGCAGGCGCAGCTCGCCGAGCTCGGGGATATGGACAAGACGACCATGGTGGTGACCGTGGACGCGCTGGAGAAGGCGGGGCTGGCCGAGCGCCGGCCGTCCAGCGCCGACCGGCGGGCGCGGATTATCGCGGTCACCCCGAAGGGGGCGGAACTCGCCGGGCGCAGCGCGAAAATCGTCGACGGCGTCCATCGGGAGGCGCTGGAGGCACTGCCGGTGCGGGAGCGCGAAATTCTGTTGAAGGCGCTCAATCGCCTGGCGGACGGCCATCTTTCGACTGCGGCGGAGGCCTCTACGGCCCGCCGGGCGCGGCAATAG
- a CDS encoding metal-dependent hydrolase, producing MTDLVVRKMNFAFEDYDVPFLWNEENPAFSSMANAVSFLAIGFEKMIVQLITQLKPVITDPEVAEEADAFMRQEGQHSTAHRQHVRGLIRSHPGLQETLDEVIGEFDRLTANTSPNYRLAYTADLEATFTSVFKLMLDNEAALFRPGDDRVASLFIWHFVEEVEHRSSALIIFDSVVGSDLYRMRMAPSIFKHVLKVVAIACAGFNKHVPLEDRKVDAEAMFAKYRNKQHLRRWLPGLTPQNTGPMLRAFDALPLGEQLIALRGIIRSQLPKHNPAHEKLPALADVWFKRYDAGYDVSRWYTADAKVQ from the coding sequence ATGACTGATCTGGTTGTGCGGAAGATGAATTTCGCCTTCGAGGACTACGACGTCCCCTTCCTCTGGAACGAGGAGAATCCGGCCTTTTCGAGCATGGCCAATGCCGTCTCGTTCCTGGCCATCGGCTTCGAGAAGATGATCGTGCAGCTGATCACGCAACTGAAGCCCGTGATCACCGATCCCGAAGTCGCCGAGGAGGCCGATGCCTTCATGCGGCAGGAGGGGCAGCACTCCACCGCCCACCGCCAGCATGTGCGCGGGCTGATCCGGAGCCATCCGGGACTGCAGGAAACGCTGGATGAGGTCATCGGCGAATTCGACCGGCTCACCGCGAATACGTCGCCGAACTATCGGCTGGCCTACACCGCCGATCTGGAGGCGACGTTCACCTCGGTGTTCAAGCTGATGCTCGACAATGAGGCCGCTCTTTTCCGGCCCGGCGACGATCGCGTCGCCTCCCTGTTCATCTGGCACTTCGTCGAGGAGGTCGAGCATCGCAGTTCCGCGCTCATCATCTTCGATTCCGTTGTCGGCAGCGATCTCTACCGGATGCGCATGGCTCCATCGATCTTCAAGCATGTGCTGAAGGTCGTCGCAATCGCCTGTGCGGGCTTCAATAAGCATGTGCCGCTGGAAGATCGGAAGGTCGACGCGGAGGCCATGTTCGCCAAGTACCGGAACAAGCAGCACCTGCGCAGATGGCTGCCCGGCCTGACACCGCAGAACACCGGCCCAATGCTGCGCGCGTTCGACGCCCTCCCCCTCGGCGAGCAGCTCATCGCACTGCGCGGCATCATTCGCAGCCAATTGCCGAAACACAATCCCGCACACG
- a CDS encoding YbhB/YbcL family Raf kinase inhibitor-like protein → MAIIGKLLKNRRAGEDGLASNLPNLAGGKTFELTSPDFDHESVLDKIHASKRIGGQDLSPALIWSGVPGDAAQLLLVVEDPDAPTGLPFVHCVALLDPALTALPQGALQTGTATPGVRVLRSGMGRGYQGPAPIKGHGPHRYTFQLFALTTTITEVGGKSPESAKPRDVLAAATAGAKARIDGFYERL, encoded by the coding sequence TTGGCCATCATCGGAAAGCTGCTCAAGAACCGTCGTGCGGGCGAGGACGGCTTGGCGTCGAATCTACCTAATCTGGCCGGAGGCAAGACCTTCGAGCTCACCAGCCCCGACTTCGATCACGAAAGCGTGCTCGACAAGATCCACGCTTCGAAGCGGATCGGCGGCCAGGACCTCTCCCCCGCGCTGATCTGGTCGGGAGTCCCCGGCGACGCGGCCCAATTACTGCTGGTGGTCGAGGATCCCGATGCGCCGACCGGTCTGCCCTTCGTGCACTGCGTGGCACTGCTGGACCCGGCGCTCACCGCACTGCCGCAGGGCGCGCTGCAGACCGGCACCGCGACGCCTGGCGTGCGGGTGCTCCGCTCCGGAATGGGTCGCGGCTATCAGGGTCCCGCACCGATCAAAGGACATGGCCCGCACCGCTACACCTTCCAGCTCTTCGCCCTGACGACCACGATCACCGAGGTCGGCGGTAAGTCCCCGGAGTCCGCCAAGCCCCGTGATGTCCTCGCCGCCGCGACCGCCGGCGCGAAGGCCCGAATCGACGGCTTCTACGAACGCCTCTGA